ACCGCGGGTGACGCACGAGCAATCGGATCACCGAGATTGTTGTCTGACCCGGAGCCCGCAAACGCTCAGTGGCACCCGCCCGGGACGACCAGCACGCCCAGCGCTCCCACCCCGAGGTGCACCGCCAGCGCGGGCCCGAACTCGGCGACGATGAGTTCTCGGATGCCAGGAACGAGTTCGCGCAGCCGGCCCGCGATGGTGTGTGCGGCGTCCTCGGCGCCGAGGTGTTGCACCGCCACCGCGGCGCCGTCCTCGCCCGCCGCCTCGACCGCCGCGGCGACGAGTTTCGCGTACGCCTTGGAGCGCGTCCTGACCTTCTCGCGCAGTTCCAGCCGTCCCTCCACGATGTGCAGCAGCGGCTTGGTGACCAGCTCGCTGCCGAAGAACGTCGCCGCCGAGGACAGCCTCCCGCCGCGGCGCAGCTGCTCGGTGCGGTTGACCAGGATGAACGTGCGAGCTCGCGCGGCAGCGGCGACCGCCGCGTCGTAGACCACGTCCAGCGGCGCCCCGGCCTTGGCCCGGCGCGCCGCGGCCAGCGTGGGCAGCCCGGTGGCCAGCCCGGCGCCCAGCGAGTCGACCAGGCGG
Above is a genomic segment from Nocardia sputorum containing:
- a CDS encoding DegV family protein: MAVVVVTDSSASLPAEHLDSLDIAVVPLHVLVGDRAMREGVDPVEIDYASDTVTTSAASPGELREVYERAWERSGGDGVVAVHLSRRLSGTWEAGRQAVRDMDAADRVRLVDSLGAGLATGLPTLAAARRAKAGAPLDVVYDAAVAAAARARTFILVNRTEQLRRGGRLSSAATFFGSELVTKPLLHIVEGRLELREKVRTRSKAYAKLVAAAVEAAGEDGAAVAVQHLGAEDAAHTIAGRLRELVPGIRELIVAEFGPALAVHLGVGALGVLVVPGGCH